GAGGAGTGTTCCTTTGAAGGAGTGATGTCTCTGTTCTGGTGGTGGCTCTGCAAACAAAGAAAGTGGGTATTCTAGGTCTCAAGTTCTGCAAAGGTTTATTGATGTTGCAATTTTTCTTGATTCCACTCTTCAACCTCATTGTAAAATATAACAGCTGAAACTATAGTATAATAAACCGAATGATTTGTGGTTGTTCCTTCAGTAGTTCTATCACCTGCTCTATTGACGGGAGATTAAGTGCTTATTGAAGTTCAATGCTTATTTTGCATGTAGTATGTGATCTCCATGGAAAAGAGTATTTCTCAAGGGGTGTTTTTCCTTCTAATTGGACAAGAGTATAGTTAGTGCTTGAATGTTGAATAAATATGAATATTCTAATCCATGTATGAGCATtagtttcattttccttcttgCATTTCAATTTTCAGATCCTTGGaagatattttcattttcctcaGCTACTCAAGGTGCTTTCCAGGTTGTTTGATTCGATAACTTCCAAATCTTGCTGGACTCTATTGTTTGTTGATCCTGTGCTTAAAAATTGTCCCTTTGATTGTGAGGTTGCTCATCCTTGGGTGTTCATCCAGTTCCTTTATTAGTTTTCCTTACCCCTGTTCTGTTGACTCCTTCCTCCCAATGGGAAATCCAAGGGGACTGCCAGTGCAAGGGCTTCAGactcttttgtttttattgtttaggAATTAGGACTGtattttgttggcctgaaatgGGGCTCTGTTTCTATGTCTTCAGAAGCAATTCATGTGAGATGATCTGATGAATATAAGTTGTTGTCTCTCAATATTCTATCTTAATGTACTTTGAATATGGAAACTTTTTATTGTGATGTCTAGGTGATGCTTATCTTCAATAACGAAATtgcaatttttttcatattctgATTTCATCCTATATGAGTAGaatgtgttatttttattgGTGTTTGAAATGTGTGCTATTTAGCTACATTTACAGATTCTCTATGATgtttaatataaatttatgttaAATCTCCATCTTCCATTTGATATCATTCTCTAATGTTTATGCTTTTGGAGTGGTTTTATTAGAGCTCATTACTTGCCGGAAGCCAATTGAAGCAACCAGGTCTCCAAGAGAGGTGGACTTTGTCTTATGGGTGAGTTAATGCTTTAATTCTTACAAAATTACCTTAATTCCTGATTATTAGGTGGTGAAATTCATTCTTTTTCTGGATTTTGGTTGAGAATATACAGAACATTGTTAGAATGAGAGCATCAAATGAACAGAATGAGAATTCGTACTTTAGACAGTTACAATTGACTATTTTatcatttgtttttatttctatctgCAGAACAAGAGTGCTTCCTTTAGTATTATGAGAACAAGAGTGCTTCCTTTAGTTTTATGATCTTTTCCTGGCTTTTTTATGAGCTGATTTGTGTGGCATTGGTTTTCTTTCTTCACTTTTCTTGATGAAAGTGGATCTGATTTGTACCATTTCATGTTATATGATTGAAGGTTGTTTTTAgtaaaattagtaattaataattagtaATGTGATCCATGTTAAAGGTTGTGTTTTGTCCATCAAATCAGTTCCTGTATTTAAATTTCACCGGTCTATTTAGTGCTAAAGTACTTGATACTAGGACCAACATAATATAAAATCTAGAGgtttatgattaattttaaTTGTTCAGGAAATTACAATTGATGCTATAGTTTTGCAgtgattgatttgatttttaaCTCCTTCTAATCTTTAATTAAATATCTTTTGCATCTAATGTTGAAATGTTAACTCCTATGAAGATTTGAATGTATCACCATTAGAGATGAGTTTCCAACTGCATGCAAACCCTTCATCTACTGGgtttttctttctctcattGTCTTTGCCAATGTTAGCACTAGCAGTCAATTTTATCTTCCAGAAACTTAAATGCACACATATTCCAATGGTTGCTTCTCATTGAACTAAAAGCATTTTGAGCAGACCTCTTTGTGGTATGTCCATTCCTTTTTGGTTGTGAGCTAAATCTGATGTGGTTGTGAAATAACTTACCATTTTAAATTTGCCTCTTATAGTGGATGCTTCTTACAGTGGATGCTTCAAGTCTTGGTGCCATAAGTTACATGGATTGCATAGGAAAGGACAAATATGGTGAAGAGAGGAAGAAAAATTTTAAACTTGCTGGTGAAAATGTAAGTTTAGTTGAGTAATTTTTTACCCTTTCTCTTCTAGCTGTTACTTTGAACTAAAAAAATATGCCCATGGAATCCAGCTCTTGAAGCTAACTTATTCATTCAACAATCAGTTTCACTATTATGAAGATGAAAACACACCTACAAGTCAGTTATGATGGTGTTCTTAAATTGGTTACAATTAAAATGGAGTCCTTATATTCTTCTTGTGTTTTAATTTTTGGTGTTCTAAATTGTTACAGGGAATGAATAGATGTCATTTAATGAGTATCAAAAAATCTCAAGAAATTGGTCACCAGTTAGGATATTGCCTCTGACATCATCAAGGAATTCTGATATAAGTCAAATTACTGCTTCCCATCTACATCAATCATGAAGCCGTGAAAGTTTGAGGATTTGAAAGTTGTTATCGGTGGATTACCTAAACAATCAATTGTATAACTTCCTCTCTTTTTTCACATGTATTTTCACATAGATTATTGAAACTCGATGGAAATTTCCATGTTTAAAAGGTGGAATGGAAAAGCAAAAAATAATGACATTGTTGGGTACTCCTTCGTGATACCTGAACACCGAATACTAAAATCACCTCCATAGATTTGCTTAAATTCTAATTTTTCACTGTTGATAAAAATTCTAAATTCATTGGTGTAGGTTGAGTTTTGCAGCATAAACTAAAAATAGTAACATTattgtaaaataattataataacacCGTAAAAAGGCTATATGTGTGTGCGTAAAAAGGCTATATGTGTGTGTGCGCGTGCGATACATATTAAAATGATTAATATGCATTTATAAAGTGGTAAAGATATCAGTTACACTATGTAAATTGTTTAATTTATATTACCAAATTGTAAAATTGTcttcccgtgcatcgcacgggtataatcctAGTGTGGTAAATGGCGACAAGCACAGAGAGAGAAGGCACTGTTCCTGCGCCACGTGTGTGCCGACATGGGAGTCCTTACCTTAAACAATTCTGAGCCCATCACACCCATCTTTCTATGCAGTATGCACTATCATGGTTGCTCAGTTCTTATCGTGGCACCAGAATTAAGGATAGCTGCCCCAAATGACACGTGTTCATTATGGTGTTGAACAGAAAGATAAACCATATGCTTAACAACCTACCTATCCTCTTTGATTTAGATAACGTATATTATgagtatatataattttttttggtacatcggaaaatatgAGTATACTACTACAACTACTTTTCACATTTGCCAATTAGGAATCAATACTATTGTATTTCTACAACTAATTTTCCCAATCTTTCTATCCactctttttttaatattttcttatttctAATCAATCATTacatctttcttttttttgaaaaaatctcTCATTGATTATGTTATGTATGTATGGATATAAAGTGACGTATTAAGAAATATTAAACCCTCAGAGCATTTTTAAATCCGCAACAATAACGGGTGTAGAAATACTTCAAATCTAATTAAATTTGATTAGATTGAACGGTTGGAGACAAGCTTTTATACATAAGAAAACTGTGCATGAAGGAAAGAGTGATGTTCTCTTTGATACTAATTCAGAGATTGAGTTTAGAATTTTTCCTTCGTTCATAACTTTATCACTCTGCTTCGTTCACTTGATGAAAATTTCACGGGATTATCTCACCAGGTTAAAGTGTTGTTACAATCAAACCGATCATTAAGCTGATTGAGGTGCTGGTTCAAAAATTAATAGTTTAATTTTAGGTGAACTGTGGTttaattttactcatttttatgCACTACAGCCCAACATAACATGACTCTataacacaaaaaaaaacaaaaaagcgTAAAGAAGAGTTACAAGACCGTTTGACTAAAAAAGAAGAGTTACGAGACCGGGACAATATTGGATGGATCCAAAAAATCAAGCCCACTAGATACCCTTTCAGCTATCACTCCCCTTTTAACTTTCATTAACACTTCAtttggatcaagggagtaggcCTAGAAAGGAAAAGTCAGCAGGGAAAGTAAGGGGAAAACACTGTTTAAAGTTGTTTGGATGAGGGATGAAAATGGAGGGGCTATGTAAACCTGACGTGAACTTGTTAGTTAGAAATCCCTTCATCAATGTCGTGAAAACCGTACAGAACCTAATAACTGTTCACATACGGTT
This is a stretch of genomic DNA from Lotus japonicus ecotype B-129 chromosome 1, LjGifu_v1.2. It encodes these proteins:
- the LOC130730050 gene encoding uncharacterized protein LOC130730050 isoform X3, with translation MEKSISQGVFFLLIGQESLEDIFIFLSYSRCFPELITCRKPIEATRSPREVDFVLWWMLLTVDASSLGAISYMDCIGKDKYGEERKKNFKLAGENGMNRCHLMSIKKSQEIGHQLGYCL
- the LOC130730050 gene encoding uncharacterized protein LOC130730050 isoform X4 yields the protein MSLFWWWLCKQRKSLEDIFIFLSYSRCFPELITCRKPIEATRSPREVDFVLWWMLLTVDASSLGAISYMDCIGKDKYGEERKKNFKLAGENGMNRCHLMSIKKSQEIGHQLGYCL
- the LOC130730050 gene encoding uncharacterized protein LOC130730050 isoform X2, with product MPEFMNHCHVHMFIDQPVPTLSAAREIKCLLKFNAYFACKLITCRKPIEATRSPREVDFVLWWMLLTVDASSLGAISYMDCIGKDKYGEERKKNFKLAGENGMNRCHLMSIKKSQEIGHQLGYCL
- the LOC130730050 gene encoding uncharacterized protein LOC130730050 isoform X1; protein product: MPEFMNHCHVHMFIDQPVPTLSAAREIKCLLKFNAYFACNPWKIFSFSSATQELITCRKPIEATRSPREVDFVLWWMLLTVDASSLGAISYMDCIGKDKYGEERKKNFKLAGENGMNRCHLMSIKKSQEIGHQLGYCL